A section of the Humulus lupulus chromosome 2, drHumLupu1.1, whole genome shotgun sequence genome encodes:
- the LOC133815739 gene encoding proline-rich extensin-like protein EPR1: MSSTQFLVLLLGVALFATQSTLADYSKPPVVEKPKPPPTPVYVKPPPVEKPKPPPTPVYVKPPPVDKPKPPPTPVYVKPKPPPTPVYVKPKPPPTPVYVKPKPPPTPVYVKPKPPPTPVYVKPKPPPTPVYVKPKPPPTPVYVKPKPPPSYGKPPSPGHY, encoded by the coding sequence ATGTCTTCAACTCAGTTCCTAGTGTTGCTCCTCGGAGTGGCACTTTTCGCCACTCAATCAACTCTCGCCGATTACTCTAAGCCTCCGGTGGTCGAGAAGCCTAAGCCACCACCAACCCCAGTCTACGTTAAGCCACCTCCGGTGGAGAAGCCTAAGCCACCACCAACCCCTGTTTACGTTAAGCCACCTCCGGTGGACAAGCCTAAGCCACCACCGACCCCGGTTTACGTGAAGCCTAAGCCACCACCGACCCCGGTCTACGTTAAGCCTAAGCCACCACCGACCCCGGTGTATGTTAAGCCCAAGCCACCACCGACCCCCGTCTACGTGAAACCTAAGCCACCACCGACCCCAGTTTACGTGAAACCTAAGCCACCACCGACCCCGGTCTACGTTAAGCCCAAGCCACCACCGACCCCGGTGTATGTGAAGCCTAAGCCACCACCGAGTTATGGGAAGCCCCCGAGCCCTGGCCATTACTGA
- the LOC133815740 gene encoding secreted RxLR effector protein 161-like: MKDLGPTRRILGIEIKRDRRKGLLKLSQSGYIKRIIEIFGKKDAKTVCTPTAANVRLEAVKGELSNEEATYMDNLPYSSAVGSIMYAMIGTRPDIAYGVSLISRFMSKPARSHWQVVKWLLRYLKGSSELGLEYKRGEKQVIGYCDSDYAADLDKRRSLTDFVFTFGGNVISWKSNLQHIVALSTTEVEYVALTEAIKEAIWQQGITKELELNSADTKVYCD; the protein is encoded by the coding sequence ATGAAAGACCTAGGGCCTACTAGAAGAATACTTGGCATAGAAATCAAGAGAGATAGAAGAAAGGGATTGTTAAAACTATCTCAATCAGGTTATATCAAAAGGATTATAGAAATCTTTGGTAAAAAAGATGCTAAAACTGTTTGCACTCCTACTGCTGCAAATGTCAGATTAGAAGCTGTCAAAGGTGAGTTATCAAATGAAGAGGCTACATATATGGATAATCTTCCCTATTCTAGTGCTGTGGGAAGTATTATGTATGCAATGATAGGAACAAGGCCTGACATTGCTTATGGAGttagccttattagcagatttaTGAGCAAACCTGCCCGATCTCACTGGCAAGTTGTTAAGTGGCTGCTGAGATATTTGAAGGGAAGTTCAGAACTAGGATTAGAATACAAAAGAGGAGAAAAACAAGTTATAGGCTACTGTGACTCAGATTATGCTGCTGATCTAGACAAAAGAAGGTCTTTAACTGATTTTGTTTTTACATTTGGTGGAAATGTCATTAGCTGGAAATCAAACTTGCAACACATTGTGGCTTTGTCTACCACTGAAGTCGAATATGTGGCTCTTACAGAAGCAATAAAGGAGGCAATATGGCAGCAAGGTATAACCAAAGAGCTAGAACTGAATTCAGCAGATACTAAGGTGTATTGTGACTAA
- the LOC133815741 gene encoding proline-rich extensin-like protein EPR1, with protein MSWSQFLVLLLLGVALFATQSTLADYSSPPIYEPHPPPVAEKPKPPPTPVYVKPPPEVKPKPPPVYVKPPPEVKPKPPPVYVKPPPEVKPKPPPVYVKPPPEVKPPPEVKPKPPPVYVKPPPEVKPPPEVKPKPPPVYVKPPPEVKPPPEVKPKPPPVYVKPPPEVKPKPPPVYVKPPPEVKPPPEVKPKPPPVYVKPPPEVKPKPPPVYVKPPPEVKPPPEVKPKPPPVYVKPPPEVKPKPPPVYVKPPPEVKPKPPPVYVKPPPEVKPPPEVKPKPPPVYVKPPPEVKPKPPPVYVKPPPEVKPPPEVKPKPPPVYVKPPPEVKPKPPPVYVKPPPEVKPPPEVKPKPPPVYVKPPPEVKPPPEVKPKPPPVYVKPPPEVKPKPPPVYVKPPPEVKPPPEVKPKPPPVYVKPPPEVKPKPPPVYVKPPPEVKPPPEVKPKPPPVYVKPPPEVKPPPEVKPKPPPVYVKPPPEVKPPPEVKPKPPPVYVKPPPEVKPPPEVKPKPPPVYVKPPPEVKPPPEVKPKPPPVYVKPPPEVKPRPPPVYVKPPPEVKPKPPPVYVKPPPEVKPPPEVKPKPPPVYVKPPPEVKPKPPPVYVKPPPEVKPKPPPVYVKPPPEVKPKPPPVYVKPPPEVKPKPPPVYVKPPPEVKPKPPPVYVKPPPEVKPKPPPVYVKPPVEKPKPPPTPVYVKPPPVEKPKPPPTPVYVKPPPEVKPKPPPTPVYVKPPHVEKPKPPPTPVYVKPPHMEKPKPPPSYGHHPRHPPVYVKPPHMEKPKPPPSYGHHPRHPPVYVKPPPMEKPKPPPSYGHHPGYPPAPPSPSHY; from the coding sequence ATGTCTTGGTCTCAGTTTCTAGTACTTCTACTCCTCGGAGTGGCACTTTTTGCCACTCAATCAACTCTGGCTGATTACTCTTCTCCTCCCATCTACGAGCCTCACCCTCCTCCGGTGGCTGAGAAGCCTAAGCCACCACCAACCCCAGTTTACGTGAAGCCTCCGCCGGAAGTAAAGCCTAAGCCACCACCTGTTTACGTGAAGCCTCCACCGGAAGTAAAGCCTAAGCCACCACCTGTTTACGTAAAGCCTCCACCGGAAGTAAAGCCTAAGCCACCACCTGTTTACGTGAAGCCTCCACCGGAAGTAAAGCCCCCACCGGAAGTAAAGCCTAAGCCACCACCTGTTTACGTAAAGCCTCCACCGGAAGTAAAGCCCCCACCAGAAGTAAAGCCTAAGCCACCACCTGTTTACGTAAAGCCTCCACCGGAAGTAAAGCCCCCACCAGAAGTAAAGCCTAAGCCACCACCTGTTTACGTAAAGCCTCCACCGGAAGTAAAGCCTAAGCCACCACCTGTTTACGTGAAGCCTCCACCGGAAGTAAAGCCCCCACCGGAAGTAAAGCCTAAGCCACCACCTGTTTACGTAAAGCCTCCACCGGAAGTAAAGCCTAAGCCACCACCTGTTTACGTAAAGCCTCCACCAGAAGTAAAGCCCCCACCGGAAGTAAAGCCTAAGCCACCACCTGTTTACGTAAAGCCTCCACCGGAAGTAAAGCCTAAGCCACCACCTGTTTACGTGAAGCCTCCACCAGAAGTAAAGCCTAAGCCACCACCTGTTTACGTAAAGCCTCCACCAGAAGTAAAGCCCCCACCGGAAGTAAAGCCTAAGCCACCACCTGTTTACGTAAAGCCTCCACCGGAAGTAAAGCCTAAGCCACCACCTGTTTACGTAAAGCCTCCACCGGAAGTAAAGCCCCCACCGGAAGTAAAGCCTAAGCCACCACCTGTTTACGTAAAGCCTCCACCGGAAGTAAAGCCTAAGCCACCACCTGTTTACGTGAAGCCTCCACCGGAAGTAAAGCCCCCACCGGAAGTAAAGCCTAAGCCACCACCTGTATACGTAAAGCCTCCACCGGAAGTAAAGCCCCCACCGGAAGTAAAGCCTAAGCCACCACCTGTTTACGTAAAGCCTCCACCGGAAGTAAAGCCTAAGCCACCACCTGTTTACGTGAAGCCTCCACCGGAAGTAAAGCCCCCACCGGAAGTAAAGCCTAAGCCACCACCTGTTTACGTAAAGCCTCCACCGGAAGTAAAGCCTAAGCCACCACCTGTTTACGTGAAGCCTCCACCGGAAGTAAAGCCCCCACCGGAAGTAAAGCCTAAACCACCACCTGTTTACGTAAAGCCTCCACCGGAAGTAAAGCCCCCACCGGAAGTAAAGCCTAAGCCACCACCTGTTTACGTGAAGCCTCCACCGGAAGTAAAGCCCCCACCGGAAGTAAAGCCTAAGCCACCACCTGTTTACGTAAAGCCTCCACCGGAAGTAAAGCCCCCACCGGAAGTAAAGCCTAAGCCACCACCTGTTTACGTAAAGCCTCCACCGGAAGTAAAGCCCCCACCAGAAGTAAAGCCTAAGCCACCACCTGTTTACGTAAAGCCTCCACCGGAAGTAAAGCCTAGGCCACCACCTGTTTACGTGAAGCCTCCACCGGAAGTAAAGCCTAAGCCACCACCTGTTTACGTAAAGCCTCCACCGGAAGTAAAGCCCCCACCGGAAGTAAAGCCTAAGCCACCACCTGTTTACGTAAAGCCTCCACCGGAAGTAAAGCCTAAGCCACCACCTGTTTACGTGAAGCCTCCACCAGAAGTAAAGCCTAAGCCACCACCTGTTTACGTAAAGCCCCCACCGGAAGTAAAGCCTAAGCCACCACCTGTTTACGTAAAGCCTCCGCCGGAAGTAAAGCCTAAGCCACCACCTGTTTACGTGAAGCCTCCACCGGAAGTAAAGCCTAAGCCACCACCTGTTTACGTGAAGCCTCCACCGGAAGTAAAGCCTAAGCCACCACCTGTTTACGTAAAGCCACCGGTGGAGAAGCCTAAGCCACCACCAACCCCAGTGTACGTGAAGCCACCACCGGTGGAGAAGCCTAAGCCACCACCTACCCCAGTTTACGTAAAGCCTCCACCAGAGGTCAAGCCTAAGCCACCACCAACCCCAGTGTATGTGAAGCCACCCCACGTTGAGAAGCCTAAGCCACCACCGACCCCGGTTTACGTGAAGCCTCCTCACATGGAGAAGCCCAAGCCACCACCGAGTTACGGTCACCACCCCCGACACCCTCCGGTTTACGTGAAGCCTCCTCATATGGAGAAGCCCAAGCCACCACCGAGTTACGGTCACCACCCCCGACACCCTCCGGTTTACGTGAAGCCTCCTCCTATGGAGAAGCCCAAGCCACCACCGAGTTACGGTCACCACCCCGGATACCCTCCGGCGCCCCCGAGTCCTAGCCATTATTGA